DNA from Thioclava sp. GXIMD2076:
GCGGCTTTCCACTGTCCGGCTCAGCTGCGAGAGCGCGATGACGGGGATGTTGAGCTCCTTGGCGATTGCCTTCAGGCCCATCGAGATCTCGCCGATCTCCTGCACGCGGTTATCGCCACGCCCCGAGCCGCGCAGAAGCTGCAGGTAGTCGACAATCACCACATCGAGCCCATGCGTCCGTTTCAGGCGACGGCAGCGGGCGGCCACCTGCGCGATCGGCAAAGCGGGCGTGTCGTCGATATAGAGCGGGCAGGTCTCGAGCGATTTCGCGGCCTCGACGAAGCGGCGGAATTCGTGCTCGGACATATCGCCACGGCGGATCTGTTCGGAGGGCACCTCGGCGGCTTCGGACAGGATACGCGCGGCCAGCTGCTCGGCCGACATCTCGAGGCTGAAGAAGCCCACACAACCGCCCTCGATCGCGCCTTCGCTGCCATCGGGTTTCTGGCCGCGCTTATAGGCTTTGGCGATGTTGAAGGCGATATTGGTGGCCAGCGAGGTTTTCCCCATCGAGGGACGACCGGCAAGAATGATGAGGTCCGAGGAATGCAGCCCCCCCAGCTTCTTGTCGAGATCGCGCAGGCCGGTCGAGATACCGGCCAGCCCCCCCTCGCGCTGATAGGCGGCATTGGCCGATTGCACGGCCTCCGTCACGGCCTTGAGGAAGGAGACGAAGCCCTTCTCGGCAGTGCCCGACTCGGCCAGCTTGTAGAGCGCACCTTCGGTCTGAACGATCAGCTGTTCGGCCTCTTGGCCGACATCGAGCTTGGAGGCATTGGCCGACAGCTCGCGCCCGACATTGATCAGTTCACGCCGGAGCGCCAGATCATGGATCATCTGCGCGTAATCGCGGGCTGCATAGGCCGAGATGGCTGCGCCCGCGAGACGCGCCAGATAGGCTGGCCCGCCAAGCTCCTTCAGGCCGCTGTCATCCTCCAGATAGCCCTTCAGCGTCACCGGCGAGGCCAGCGCGTTCTTCTGGATGCGGGCCACGGCGGTCTCGTAGATGCGGCGGTGGACGGGCTCGTAGAAATGATCGGCCTTCACCACTTGGGCGATGCGGTCATAGATATCGTTATTGGTCAGGATCGCGCCCAGAAGCTGCTGTTCCGCTTCGATATTATGCGGAACCGGATCGGCCTCCTGAGCCCCGTGCTGGTCGATATGATCGTTTCGAACTGCGCTGATCTCGTTCATCTCATGCCTCGATACCCGTGAGCGGGTCTCTTACCTTATCCTTCCCGCAAAACTCAATGTGGAAAACCCACGGCACTTCAGCCGCGAACAGGCTCCGCAAGGGGCGGGTATTGTGGTGGTTTGATCCCGTTCTACCATATCCGGCGTGAGGGCGCGAAAGAAAATGCGAAAGGGCGGGCCTGTGCACATTTTGCGCACAGGCCCGCCCACAGCCTTATCCACAGGAATCTCGCGTCAGGCGAGACAGCTGACCGGGGTCAGTCTTTTTTATTGGCGTCTTGCCACGCACGGGGCGCTTTGAGGAAGGCTTCGACCTCGTCGAGCGTCTCGGCATCAAACGCGCCCTGGGCGCGCGCCTCGGCCAGAACATCCCACCATGTGCACAGATACGACAGCTCCACACCATGCTCGCGCAGGTTCGGGATCGTCTCGTCAAAAATGCCGTAATAGAAGATCACAGTGGTATGGGCACAGGTCGCACCGGTCTCGCGGATCGCATCGACGAAGGACAGTTTCGAGCCGCCATCGGTGGTCAGGTCCTCGACCAGCAGCACGCGCTCGCCTTCGGACATTGCACCCTCGATACGGGCATTGCGGCCATAGCCCTTGGGCTTCTTGCGCACATAGGTCATCGGCAGGGCGAGACGCTCGGCCACCATCGCGGCAAAGGGAATACCCGCGGTCTCGCCACCGGCCACGTTGTCGAACGCCTCAAAACCTGCCTCGCGCATCACAGTCACGGCCATGAAATCCATGAGCGTCGAGCGGATGCGCGGGAAGCTGATCAGCTTGCGGCAGTCGATATAGGTGGGCGACGGCAGGCCCGAGGCCAGCGTGAAGGGCTCGCGGGCATTGAAATGCACGGCCTTGATTTCCAGCAGCATACGCGCGGTCAGGCGGGCGATCTCTTCTTTCGGGGGGAAGCTTGCGGGGATCATGAGGGAAACCTTCTTGTGGAAAACCGCGCCGGCGGACCGGCGCGGGGAATATCAGTCCTGGACGTGCCAGAAGCAGGGGAAGCCCGGATCGAAGACGGTCACGGGGCTGTCCTCCACCGCGATCTTGGCGGGCCACTGGGCGGCTTCAGCGGTCTTGCTCAGCGTAAGCGTGGCCGTGTTCACCGGCAGGCGGTAGAAGGCCGGGCCATTCTCGCTTGCGAATTTCGCAAGGTTATCCAGCTTGCCCTCGGCCTCGAACACATGCGCCAGAAGCGCCATCGTGTTGGTTGCGGTGAAACAGCCCGCGCAGCCACAGGGGTTTTCCTTGGCATGATCGGTATGCGGAGCCGAGTCGGTGCCGAGGAAGAAATGCGGATTACCAGAGGTTGCCGCCTCGACCAGCGCCAGACGATGCACTTCGCGTTTGGCCACCGGCAGGCAGTAATAATGCGGCTTGATCCCGCCCACGAGGATGTGGTTGCGGTTGATGATCAGATGGTGCGTGGTGATCGTGGCGCCCATATCGTCGCCCTGCGATTTCACATAGTCCACACCGTCCTTGGTGGTGACATGTTCCATCACCACGCGCAGCCCCTTGACCGAGCGCAGAACCGGATCGAGGATCCGGTCGATGAAGACTGCCTCGCGGTCGAAGATATCGATCTCGGGCGAGGTCACCTCGCCATGCACGCAGAGCGGCAGGCCGATCTCGGCCATCTTCTCGAGCACGGGGCGGACCTTGTCGAAATCCTTCACGCCCGAGGCCGAATTGGTCGTGGCGCCTGCGGGGTAAAGTTTCACGGCTTTCACGAGACCCGAGGCATGGGCTGCCGCCACATCCTCGGGGTCGGTCTCCTCGGTCAGATACAGCACCATCAGCGGCTCGAAGCTCGCCCCTTCGGGCAGCGCCTTGAGGATACGGTCACGATAGGCGGAAGCCTGAGCGCCGGTCACAACCGGCGGCACCAGATTGGGCATGATGATCGCGCGGCCGAAATGGCGGGCGCTTTCGGGGGCGATGGCCTTCAGCATCGCGCCATCACGCAGATGCAGGTGCCAGTCATCGGGGCGGGGAATGGTGATCTGGGTCATGGGTTCCGCTTACCCCGAGCGCGCGCGCAAATCCAG
Protein-coding regions in this window:
- a CDS encoding replicative DNA helicase, yielding MNEISAVRNDHIDQHGAQEADPVPHNIEAEQQLLGAILTNNDIYDRIAQVVKADHFYEPVHRRIYETAVARIQKNALASPVTLKGYLEDDSGLKELGGPAYLARLAGAAISAYAARDYAQMIHDLALRRELINVGRELSANASKLDVGQEAEQLIVQTEGALYKLAESGTAEKGFVSFLKAVTEAVQSANAAYQREGGLAGISTGLRDLDKKLGGLHSSDLIILAGRPSMGKTSLATNIAFNIAKAYKRGQKPDGSEGAIEGGCVGFFSLEMSAEQLAARILSEAAEVPSEQIRRGDMSEHEFRRFVEAAKSLETCPLYIDDTPALPIAQVAARCRRLKRTHGLDVVIVDYLQLLRGSGRGDNRVQEIGEISMGLKAIAKELNIPVIALSQLSRTVESREDKRPQLSDLRESGSIEQDADVVMFVYRDEYYKEREKPGDHELEKMAAWQQVMEQVHGKAEIILGKQRHGPIGSVEVAFEGRFTRFSDLAKAWQGDGSDGF
- a CDS encoding orotate phosphoribosyltransferase, which codes for MIPASFPPKEEIARLTARMLLEIKAVHFNAREPFTLASGLPSPTYIDCRKLISFPRIRSTLMDFMAVTVMREAGFEAFDNVAGGETAGIPFAAMVAERLALPMTYVRKKPKGYGRNARIEGAMSEGERVLLVEDLTTDGGSKLSFVDAIRETGATCAHTTVIFYYGIFDETIPNLREHGVELSYLCTWWDVLAEARAQGAFDAETLDEVEAFLKAPRAWQDANKKD
- the pyrC gene encoding dihydroorotase, translated to MTQITIPRPDDWHLHLRDGAMLKAIAPESARHFGRAIIMPNLVPPVVTGAQASAYRDRILKALPEGASFEPLMVLYLTEETDPEDVAAAHASGLVKAVKLYPAGATTNSASGVKDFDKVRPVLEKMAEIGLPLCVHGEVTSPEIDIFDREAVFIDRILDPVLRSVKGLRVVMEHVTTKDGVDYVKSQGDDMGATITTHHLIINRNHILVGGIKPHYYCLPVAKREVHRLALVEAATSGNPHFFLGTDSAPHTDHAKENPCGCAGCFTATNTMALLAHVFEAEGKLDNLAKFASENGPAFYRLPVNTATLTLSKTAEAAQWPAKIAVEDSPVTVFDPGFPCFWHVQD